The Xylanibacillus composti genome has a window encoding:
- a CDS encoding CGNR zinc finger domain-containing protein — protein sequence MSSHKGFPLVSGHLSLDLVNTELVKRGVRHDLLATERGLADWIKLMKQSSRLFSHLFEEKHLLSHGMPMPELKELRIFLREGFDAVADGKRLEETWISHLEDLIKQAPLTFKLIEGSLLPVPVGATEDAIVSLIAFDALQLLAKGELLSLQRCANPDCVLLFMDTTGRRKWCSMKVCGNRTKVARHQIRRKEN from the coding sequence ATGTCATCGCATAAAGGGTTTCCATTAGTTTCCGGACATTTATCTTTGGACCTCGTGAATACGGAGCTTGTGAAGCGTGGCGTTCGTCATGACCTGCTCGCTACCGAGAGAGGTTTGGCTGATTGGATCAAACTCATGAAACAATCCAGTCGCTTGTTCTCACATCTGTTTGAGGAAAAGCATTTATTATCCCATGGGATGCCGATGCCTGAATTAAAGGAGCTGCGCATATTTTTGCGTGAAGGATTTGATGCTGTCGCAGACGGAAAACGGCTTGAGGAAACATGGATCTCCCATCTTGAAGATCTAATCAAGCAAGCTCCATTAACATTTAAACTAATCGAGGGCTCCTTATTGCCGGTTCCCGTAGGCGCTACAGAGGACGCAATCGTCTCGCTGATTGCATTTGATGCGCTTCAATTATTGGCAAAGGGAGAGTTGTTGTCGCTCCAACGTTGTGCTAACCCGGATTGCGTACTGTTGTTCATGGATACAACCGGTCGTCGGAAATGGTGCTCGATGAAAGTATGTGGGAATCGCACAAAGGTAGCCCGTCATCAAATTCGTCGCAAAGAGAACTAA
- a CDS encoding VOC family protein, whose product MKTGHVGLNVTNLEKSLSFYTNIFELETIRECYEEGKKFAFLGHNGNVTLTLWEQSQTEFSKSHSGLHHLAFEADSIEIVQSMEQKLVNMGVKMIYQGIVAHEEGSNSGGIFFIDPDGIRLEIYAPLVMGTHDHSHTDGPACGFF is encoded by the coding sequence ATGAAAACAGGTCATGTAGGTCTTAATGTAACCAACCTTGAAAAGTCCCTTTCGTTTTACACGAACATTTTTGAACTTGAAACGATTCGCGAATGCTATGAGGAGGGAAAGAAATTCGCCTTCCTGGGACATAACGGAAATGTAACCCTTACCTTATGGGAACAAAGCCAAACGGAATTTTCAAAGAGTCATTCCGGGCTTCACCATTTGGCCTTCGAAGCAGATTCGATTGAGATTGTCCAAAGCATGGAGCAAAAGCTTGTGAATATGGGCGTAAAGATGATTTATCAAGGGATTGTTGCACATGAAGAGGGTTCTAATTCCGGAGGCATCTTCTTCATCGATCCGGATGGAATTCGTTTAGAAATTTACGCGCCTTTAGTAATGGGGACCCATGATCACAGTCATACGGATGGCCCTGCTTGCGGGTTCTTCTAA